A region of Mustela lutreola isolate mMusLut2 chromosome 17, mMusLut2.pri, whole genome shotgun sequence DNA encodes the following proteins:
- the VKORC1 gene encoding vitamin K epoxide reductase complex subunit 1 isoform X2 — translation MGAPWGNPGWVRLALCLAGLGLSLYALHVKAARARDRDYRALCDVGAAVSCSRVFSSRLPPGPLGIYPAGAEFPGVSCRFCLPGLDPVLHTL, via the exons ATGGGCGCTCCCTGGGGGAACCCCGGATGGGTGCGGCTGGCGCTGTGCCTCGCGGGTCTGGGGCTCTCCCTCTACGCGCTGCACGTGAAGGCGGCGCGCGCCCGGGACCGGGATTACCGCGCGCTCTGCGACGTGGGCGCGGCCGTCAGCTGTTCGCGCGTCTTCTCCTCCAG GTTGCCTCCGGGCCCGCTGGGCATCTATCCTGCTGGTGCTGAGTTCCCTGGTGTCTCTTGTCGGTTCTGTCTACCTGGCCTGGATCCTGTTCTTCATACTCTATGA
- the VKORC1 gene encoding vitamin K epoxide reductase complex subunit 1 isoform X1: MGAPWGNPGWVRLALCLAGLGLSLYALHVKAARARDRDYRALCDVGAAVSCSRVFSSRWGRGFGLVEPVLGEDSILNQSNSIFGCIFYTLQLLLGCLRARWASILLVLSSLVSLVGSVYLAWILFFILYDFCIVCITTYAINVGLLVLSFRKVREPQGKVKGH, translated from the exons ATGGGCGCTCCCTGGGGGAACCCCGGATGGGTGCGGCTGGCGCTGTGCCTCGCGGGTCTGGGGCTCTCCCTCTACGCGCTGCACGTGAAGGCGGCGCGCGCCCGGGACCGGGATTACCGCGCGCTCTGCGACGTGGGCGCGGCCGTCAGCTGTTCGCGCGTCTTCTCCTCCAG GTGGGGCCGGGGCTTCGGGCTGGTGGAACCTGTGCTCGGCGAGGACAGCATCCTCAATCAATCCAATAGCATATTCGGGTGCATCTTCTACACTTTACAGCTGTTGTTAG GTTGCCTCCGGGCCCGCTGGGCATCTATCCTGCTGGTGCTGAGTTCCCTGGTGTCTCTTGTCGGTTCTGTCTACCTGGCCTGGATCCTGTTCTTCATACTCTATGATTTCTGCATCGTTTGCATCACTACCTATGCCATCAATGTGGGCCTGCTGGTGCTCAGCTTCCGGAAGGTCCGGGAGCCGCAGGGCAAGGTCAAGGGGCACTGA
- the PRSS53 gene encoding serine protease 53 isoform X1 yields MQQSWGPALLILAAVVLVEGLQAARPVCGQRGPGPPEPQEGITVPGEWPWQASVRRQGVHLCSGTLVADTWVLTAAHCFEKAAMTELNSWSVVLGSLQREGLSPGAEAVGVTALQLPRAYNHYSQGSDLALLRLARPTARTPLCLPQPTHRFPFGTSCWATGWDQDTNGAPRTLRNLRLRLISRPTCNCLYNRLHQRLLASPARPGMLCGGAQPGVQGPCQGDSGGPVLCREPDGHWVQAGIISFASSCAQEDTPVLLTSTAAHSSWLRARAQGAAFLSQNPGTPEMSDEDSCVACGSLRRGGPQAGAPSPWPWDARLMHQGKLACGGALVSEEVVLTAAHCFIGRQTPGEWSIGLGSGLEERGLKQLTLHGAYTHPEGGYDVALLLLAQPVTLGPSLRPLCLPYSDHHLPDGERGWVLGLPRPETGTNSPQTVPVTLLGPRACSRLRTTLGSDSAPILPGMVCSSVVGEPPRCEGLSGAPLVHEVRGTWFLAGLHSFGDACQGPASPAVFVALPAYENWVSSLDWQVYFAEEPEPEAETGSCSANTSKPAGC; encoded by the exons ATGCAGCAGAGCTGGGGGCCAGCACTGCTCATCCTGGCAGCAGTGGTCCTCGTGGAGG GTCTTCAAGCAGCTCGGCCCG TTTGTGGGCAGCGTGGCCCTGGCCCCCCTGAGCCTCAGGAGGGCATCACAGTACCTGGCGAGTGGCCATGGCAAGCGAGTGTGAGGCGGCAGGGGGTCCACCTCTGCAGCGGGACCCTGGTGGCAGATACCTGGGTCCTCACTGCTGCGCACTGCTTTGAAAA GGCAGCAATGACAGAACTGAACTCCTGGTCAGTTGTCCTGGGTTCTCTGCAACGTGAGGGGCTGAGCCCAGGGGCCGAGGCGGTGGGGGTGACAGCTCTGCAGCTGCCAAGGGCCTATAACCACTACAGCCAGGGCTCGGACTTGGCCCTGCTGCGGCTCGCCCGGCCCACGGCCCGcacacccctctgcctgccccagccCACCCATCGCTTCCCTTTCGGGACCTCCTGCTGGGCCACAGGCTGGGATCAGGACACCAATGGTG CTCCCAGGACTCTGCGGAATCTGCGCCTGCGTCTAATCAGCCGCCCTACCTGTAACTGTCTCTACAACCGGCTGCACCAGCGGCTGCTGGCCAGCCCAGCTCGACCTGGGATGCTGTGTGGGGGTGCCCAGCCTGGGGTGCAGGGTCCCTGTCAG GGAGATTCTGGGGGCCCCGTGCTGTGCCGTGAGCCTGATGGACACTGGGTTCAGGCTGGGATCATCAGCTTTGCATCAAGCTGTGCCCAAGAAGACACCCCTGTGCTGCTGACCAGCACGGCTGCTCACAGCTCCTGGCTGCGCGCTCGAGCTCAGGGGGCGGCCTTCCTGTCCCAGAACCCGGGGACCCCGGAGATGAGCGACGAGGACAGCTGTGTAG CCTGTGGGTCCTTGAGGAGAGGCGGCCCCCAGGCAGGAGCCCCCTCCCCATGGCCCTGGGACGCCAGGCTGATGCACCAGGGGAAGCTGGCCTGTGGAGGAGCCCTGGTGTCGGAGGAGGTGGTGCTGACGGCCGCCCACTGCTTCATCGG GCGCCAGACCCCAGGAGAATGGAGCATCGGGCTGGGGTCCGGACTGGAGGAGCGGGGCCTGAAGCAGCTCACCCTGCATGGGGCCTACACCCACCCAGAGGGGGGCTATGATGTAGCCCTCCTGTTGCTGGCCCAACCCGTGACACTGGGCCCCAGCCTTCGGCCGCTCTGCCTGCCCTATTCTGACCACCACCTGCCTGATGGGGAACGCGGATGGGTCCTGGGGCTGCCCCGCCCAGAAACAG GCACCAACTCCCCTCAGACAGTGCCTGTGACCCTCTTGGGACCCAGGGCCTGTAGCCGGCTGCGCACAACTCTCGGGAGCGACAGTGCCCCCATTCTGCCAGGCATGGTGTGTTCCAGTGTCGTGGGTGAGCCGCCCCGCTGTGAG GGCCTGTCTGGGGCACCACTGGTGCACGAGGTGAGGGGCACATGGTTCCTGGCTGGGCTACACAGCTTTGGAGATGCCTGCCAGGGCCCCGCGAGCCCTGCAGTGTTTGTGGCGCTTCCCGCCTATGAGAACTGGGTCAGCAGCTTGGACTGGCAGGTCTACTTTGCGGAGGAGCCTGAGCCCGAGGCCGAGACTGGAAGCTGCTCAGCCAACACAA GCAAACCAGCCGGCTGTTGA
- the PRSS53 gene encoding serine protease 53 isoform X2, with product MQQSWGPALLILAAVVLVEVCGQRGPGPPEPQEGITVPGEWPWQASVRRQGVHLCSGTLVADTWVLTAAHCFEKAAMTELNSWSVVLGSLQREGLSPGAEAVGVTALQLPRAYNHYSQGSDLALLRLARPTARTPLCLPQPTHRFPFGTSCWATGWDQDTNGAPRTLRNLRLRLISRPTCNCLYNRLHQRLLASPARPGMLCGGAQPGVQGPCQGDSGGPVLCREPDGHWVQAGIISFASSCAQEDTPVLLTSTAAHSSWLRARAQGAAFLSQNPGTPEMSDEDSCVACGSLRRGGPQAGAPSPWPWDARLMHQGKLACGGALVSEEVVLTAAHCFIGRQTPGEWSIGLGSGLEERGLKQLTLHGAYTHPEGGYDVALLLLAQPVTLGPSLRPLCLPYSDHHLPDGERGWVLGLPRPETGTNSPQTVPVTLLGPRACSRLRTTLGSDSAPILPGMVCSSVVGEPPRCEGLSGAPLVHEVRGTWFLAGLHSFGDACQGPASPAVFVALPAYENWVSSLDWQVYFAEEPEPEAETGSCSANTSKPAGC from the exons ATGCAGCAGAGCTGGGGGCCAGCACTGCTCATCCTGGCAGCAGTGGTCCTCGTGGAGG TTTGTGGGCAGCGTGGCCCTGGCCCCCCTGAGCCTCAGGAGGGCATCACAGTACCTGGCGAGTGGCCATGGCAAGCGAGTGTGAGGCGGCAGGGGGTCCACCTCTGCAGCGGGACCCTGGTGGCAGATACCTGGGTCCTCACTGCTGCGCACTGCTTTGAAAA GGCAGCAATGACAGAACTGAACTCCTGGTCAGTTGTCCTGGGTTCTCTGCAACGTGAGGGGCTGAGCCCAGGGGCCGAGGCGGTGGGGGTGACAGCTCTGCAGCTGCCAAGGGCCTATAACCACTACAGCCAGGGCTCGGACTTGGCCCTGCTGCGGCTCGCCCGGCCCACGGCCCGcacacccctctgcctgccccagccCACCCATCGCTTCCCTTTCGGGACCTCCTGCTGGGCCACAGGCTGGGATCAGGACACCAATGGTG CTCCCAGGACTCTGCGGAATCTGCGCCTGCGTCTAATCAGCCGCCCTACCTGTAACTGTCTCTACAACCGGCTGCACCAGCGGCTGCTGGCCAGCCCAGCTCGACCTGGGATGCTGTGTGGGGGTGCCCAGCCTGGGGTGCAGGGTCCCTGTCAG GGAGATTCTGGGGGCCCCGTGCTGTGCCGTGAGCCTGATGGACACTGGGTTCAGGCTGGGATCATCAGCTTTGCATCAAGCTGTGCCCAAGAAGACACCCCTGTGCTGCTGACCAGCACGGCTGCTCACAGCTCCTGGCTGCGCGCTCGAGCTCAGGGGGCGGCCTTCCTGTCCCAGAACCCGGGGACCCCGGAGATGAGCGACGAGGACAGCTGTGTAG CCTGTGGGTCCTTGAGGAGAGGCGGCCCCCAGGCAGGAGCCCCCTCCCCATGGCCCTGGGACGCCAGGCTGATGCACCAGGGGAAGCTGGCCTGTGGAGGAGCCCTGGTGTCGGAGGAGGTGGTGCTGACGGCCGCCCACTGCTTCATCGG GCGCCAGACCCCAGGAGAATGGAGCATCGGGCTGGGGTCCGGACTGGAGGAGCGGGGCCTGAAGCAGCTCACCCTGCATGGGGCCTACACCCACCCAGAGGGGGGCTATGATGTAGCCCTCCTGTTGCTGGCCCAACCCGTGACACTGGGCCCCAGCCTTCGGCCGCTCTGCCTGCCCTATTCTGACCACCACCTGCCTGATGGGGAACGCGGATGGGTCCTGGGGCTGCCCCGCCCAGAAACAG GCACCAACTCCCCTCAGACAGTGCCTGTGACCCTCTTGGGACCCAGGGCCTGTAGCCGGCTGCGCACAACTCTCGGGAGCGACAGTGCCCCCATTCTGCCAGGCATGGTGTGTTCCAGTGTCGTGGGTGAGCCGCCCCGCTGTGAG GGCCTGTCTGGGGCACCACTGGTGCACGAGGTGAGGGGCACATGGTTCCTGGCTGGGCTACACAGCTTTGGAGATGCCTGCCAGGGCCCCGCGAGCCCTGCAGTGTTTGTGGCGCTTCCCGCCTATGAGAACTGGGTCAGCAGCTTGGACTGGCAGGTCTACTTTGCGGAGGAGCCTGAGCCCGAGGCCGAGACTGGAAGCTGCTCAGCCAACACAA GCAAACCAGCCGGCTGTTGA
- the PRSS53 gene encoding serine protease 53 isoform X4, whose translation MQQSWGPALLILAAVVLVEGLQAARPVCGQRGPGPPEPQEGITVPGEWPWQASVRRQGVHLCSGTLVADTWVLTAAHCFEKAAMTELNSWSVVLGSLQREGLSPGAEAVGVTALQLPRAYNHYSQGSDLALLRLARPTARTPLCLPQPTHRFPFGTSCWATGWDQDTNGAPRTLRNLRLRLISRPTCNCLYNRLHQRLLASPARPGMLCGGAQPGVQGPCQGDSGGPVLCREPDGHWVQAGIISFASSCAQEDTPVLLTSTAAHSSWLRARAQGAAFLSQNPGTPEMSDEDSCVACGSLRRGGPQAGAPSPWPWDARLMHQGKLACGGALVSEEVVLTAAHCFIGRQTPGEWSIGLGSGLEERGLKQLTLHGAYTHPEGGYDVALLLLAQPVTLGPSLRPLCLPYSDHHLPDGERGWVLGLPRPETGPVAGCAQLSGATVPPFCQAWCVPVSWVSRPAVRACLGHHWCTR comes from the exons ATGCAGCAGAGCTGGGGGCCAGCACTGCTCATCCTGGCAGCAGTGGTCCTCGTGGAGG GTCTTCAAGCAGCTCGGCCCG TTTGTGGGCAGCGTGGCCCTGGCCCCCCTGAGCCTCAGGAGGGCATCACAGTACCTGGCGAGTGGCCATGGCAAGCGAGTGTGAGGCGGCAGGGGGTCCACCTCTGCAGCGGGACCCTGGTGGCAGATACCTGGGTCCTCACTGCTGCGCACTGCTTTGAAAA GGCAGCAATGACAGAACTGAACTCCTGGTCAGTTGTCCTGGGTTCTCTGCAACGTGAGGGGCTGAGCCCAGGGGCCGAGGCGGTGGGGGTGACAGCTCTGCAGCTGCCAAGGGCCTATAACCACTACAGCCAGGGCTCGGACTTGGCCCTGCTGCGGCTCGCCCGGCCCACGGCCCGcacacccctctgcctgccccagccCACCCATCGCTTCCCTTTCGGGACCTCCTGCTGGGCCACAGGCTGGGATCAGGACACCAATGGTG CTCCCAGGACTCTGCGGAATCTGCGCCTGCGTCTAATCAGCCGCCCTACCTGTAACTGTCTCTACAACCGGCTGCACCAGCGGCTGCTGGCCAGCCCAGCTCGACCTGGGATGCTGTGTGGGGGTGCCCAGCCTGGGGTGCAGGGTCCCTGTCAG GGAGATTCTGGGGGCCCCGTGCTGTGCCGTGAGCCTGATGGACACTGGGTTCAGGCTGGGATCATCAGCTTTGCATCAAGCTGTGCCCAAGAAGACACCCCTGTGCTGCTGACCAGCACGGCTGCTCACAGCTCCTGGCTGCGCGCTCGAGCTCAGGGGGCGGCCTTCCTGTCCCAGAACCCGGGGACCCCGGAGATGAGCGACGAGGACAGCTGTGTAG CCTGTGGGTCCTTGAGGAGAGGCGGCCCCCAGGCAGGAGCCCCCTCCCCATGGCCCTGGGACGCCAGGCTGATGCACCAGGGGAAGCTGGCCTGTGGAGGAGCCCTGGTGTCGGAGGAGGTGGTGCTGACGGCCGCCCACTGCTTCATCGG GCGCCAGACCCCAGGAGAATGGAGCATCGGGCTGGGGTCCGGACTGGAGGAGCGGGGCCTGAAGCAGCTCACCCTGCATGGGGCCTACACCCACCCAGAGGGGGGCTATGATGTAGCCCTCCTGTTGCTGGCCCAACCCGTGACACTGGGCCCCAGCCTTCGGCCGCTCTGCCTGCCCTATTCTGACCACCACCTGCCTGATGGGGAACGCGGATGGGTCCTGGGGCTGCCCCGCCCAGAAACAG GGCCTGTAGCCGGCTGCGCACAACTCTCGGGAGCGACAGTGCCCCCATTCTGCCAGGCATGGTGTGTTCCAGTGTCGTGGGTGAGCCGCCCCGCTGTGAG GGCCTGTCTGGGGCACCACTGGTGCACGAGGTGA
- the PRSS53 gene encoding serine protease 53 isoform X3 — protein MTELNSWSVVLGSLQREGLSPGAEAVGVTALQLPRAYNHYSQGSDLALLRLARPTARTPLCLPQPTHRFPFGTSCWATGWDQDTNGAPRTLRNLRLRLISRPTCNCLYNRLHQRLLASPARPGMLCGGAQPGVQGPCQGDSGGPVLCREPDGHWVQAGIISFASSCAQEDTPVLLTSTAAHSSWLRARAQGAAFLSQNPGTPEMSDEDSCVACGSLRRGGPQAGAPSPWPWDARLMHQGKLACGGALVSEEVVLTAAHCFIGRQTPGEWSIGLGSGLEERGLKQLTLHGAYTHPEGGYDVALLLLAQPVTLGPSLRPLCLPYSDHHLPDGERGWVLGLPRPETGTNSPQTVPVTLLGPRACSRLRTTLGSDSAPILPGMVCSSVVGEPPRCEGLSGAPLVHEVRGTWFLAGLHSFGDACQGPASPAVFVALPAYENWVSSLDWQVYFAEEPEPEAETGSCSANTSKPAGC, from the exons ATGACAGAACTGAACTCCTGGTCAGTTGTCCTGGGTTCTCTGCAACGTGAGGGGCTGAGCCCAGGGGCCGAGGCGGTGGGGGTGACAGCTCTGCAGCTGCCAAGGGCCTATAACCACTACAGCCAGGGCTCGGACTTGGCCCTGCTGCGGCTCGCCCGGCCCACGGCCCGcacacccctctgcctgccccagccCACCCATCGCTTCCCTTTCGGGACCTCCTGCTGGGCCACAGGCTGGGATCAGGACACCAATGGTG CTCCCAGGACTCTGCGGAATCTGCGCCTGCGTCTAATCAGCCGCCCTACCTGTAACTGTCTCTACAACCGGCTGCACCAGCGGCTGCTGGCCAGCCCAGCTCGACCTGGGATGCTGTGTGGGGGTGCCCAGCCTGGGGTGCAGGGTCCCTGTCAG GGAGATTCTGGGGGCCCCGTGCTGTGCCGTGAGCCTGATGGACACTGGGTTCAGGCTGGGATCATCAGCTTTGCATCAAGCTGTGCCCAAGAAGACACCCCTGTGCTGCTGACCAGCACGGCTGCTCACAGCTCCTGGCTGCGCGCTCGAGCTCAGGGGGCGGCCTTCCTGTCCCAGAACCCGGGGACCCCGGAGATGAGCGACGAGGACAGCTGTGTAG CCTGTGGGTCCTTGAGGAGAGGCGGCCCCCAGGCAGGAGCCCCCTCCCCATGGCCCTGGGACGCCAGGCTGATGCACCAGGGGAAGCTGGCCTGTGGAGGAGCCCTGGTGTCGGAGGAGGTGGTGCTGACGGCCGCCCACTGCTTCATCGG GCGCCAGACCCCAGGAGAATGGAGCATCGGGCTGGGGTCCGGACTGGAGGAGCGGGGCCTGAAGCAGCTCACCCTGCATGGGGCCTACACCCACCCAGAGGGGGGCTATGATGTAGCCCTCCTGTTGCTGGCCCAACCCGTGACACTGGGCCCCAGCCTTCGGCCGCTCTGCCTGCCCTATTCTGACCACCACCTGCCTGATGGGGAACGCGGATGGGTCCTGGGGCTGCCCCGCCCAGAAACAG GCACCAACTCCCCTCAGACAGTGCCTGTGACCCTCTTGGGACCCAGGGCCTGTAGCCGGCTGCGCACAACTCTCGGGAGCGACAGTGCCCCCATTCTGCCAGGCATGGTGTGTTCCAGTGTCGTGGGTGAGCCGCCCCGCTGTGAG GGCCTGTCTGGGGCACCACTGGTGCACGAGGTGAGGGGCACATGGTTCCTGGCTGGGCTACACAGCTTTGGAGATGCCTGCCAGGGCCCCGCGAGCCCTGCAGTGTTTGTGGCGCTTCCCGCCTATGAGAACTGGGTCAGCAGCTTGGACTGGCAGGTCTACTTTGCGGAGGAGCCTGAGCCCGAGGCCGAGACTGGAAGCTGCTCAGCCAACACAA GCAAACCAGCCGGCTGTTGA